The genome window TGTGTGCCTGCCGCCGTGAAATCGCGCAGGAAACTTTCGATTGAAATACCGGCAATCACACCCTTGGGCGCAAGGATGTGGGTACCGCGTACACCGAACTCGGGCGCAAACAGGTTTTTGTAATCGTCATCCTTGCGCCGCATCGGTATTTCATTGCGCGGCGGATGATCGGTAAAGACGTCATTCCAGTTGGTAGTGGATATGATGCGTTCCATCTCGCTCGGTGCGATGCCTATCGCAAAGCCGCCGCCGACGATAGAACCCATGCTGGTGCCGACCACGCAATCAACCGGCACCCGCAATTCTTCCAGTACTTTCAATACGCCGACATGCGCCGCACCACGCGCGCCACCGCCGGACAAGGCCAGCCCTATGCGGGGCCGGTCCAGCGGCTCCCTGGCAAAGCTGTTAACAGGGGCACACAAAACTGACAAGGCTGCCGCACATATCCAGTCCCGTGGCCTGAGCATGTCAGATCCGCATCACGGGGCTTTATTGCTTGCATTGCTGGCGCTTTGCGAAACCGGTTCGGGCAAGGCAACTTTTTGCCAGCTCTTGTCCGGATCAAAAACCTTGATGCGTTTAACCAGGGCCGGCGTATTGGGGCCGAAGTCCTTTTCATATACCTTGCCATCGTGACTGATGATGAAGCTCTTAACGCCAGTCTGCCCGTAGTTGATGGGCCAGGCCAGCAAGGCAAAGCCGCTCACCATGCGCCCCTTGATGATATAGCTGTACGCGCCGCCATTTGCATTCTCGCCCTGTGCCGTCAGGATGCGGTAGTAATAGCCGTGGTAGCCTTCGCCCGGCTTGATTTCGGCAAACAGTGAGCCCAGCGGACTTTCAGCCTCCTTGCCGCTCACCGCCCAGTACAAGCCATCATGCTTGCCCGCAGTGCTTTTGAATTTTTGCGCATACTGCAAGACGCCGTCATTGCCGCGATCCACACTGGCATATTCCTTTTGTGCATCGTAGTAAGCCAGCAAGGCTTGCATGGTATTCAGTTCATTGCGGCCGATACGACGCGTACGCATTTCTTCGGAACCGGCCTGCACATCGAATTGCCAGCCGGTACCGCGCTTGACCACCGGCATGGGCAAGGTCCAGCCCTGCGTGCCGACTTCCACCACGGCCCGGTCAGCGCCCTGTGCAACGACGCGATGTGCCTGCTTCCATGCGGCGAGGAAGTCGTCTATATCCTGCTGCGCAATATTCTGCGTCGGCATCAAGGTCTTCCAGTCCTTACCCAGGACTTTATTGAGTTGCCCGGTATCCTGCCGTGTGACCGCATCGGCAAAGGCATTTGCCGCATCGTCAGCGGATGGATAGCTTTGCTGCGCCAGTGCCGCTGTGGATGAGAACGTAAAGGCTGCCGCCAACAGCAACGCGCGCAGATTGTGCCGGCCGGTGACAGCAGGCACGGAGAAAGAAGGATTCATTATCTTGTTCATGTCGGCCGCTCCTAGTGATGACGTCCAAGGCCGCCACCTGCAGCGCGCCCGCCCCCACCGCCACCGCTACGGGGTGCGGCGACATTTTGATGCTGGGCCATCGCCTGCCGACTGGCATTGCCGCGATCGACTTGCTGCCGCACCTGCTGCCCGTTACCGGCTCCACGCAAGGCACTATCTCCGCCACCACGTGCCGGCTGGTTGCGCGTTGCACCGCCGAGTTGATTACGGTTGTTATCACGTGCGGCATTTTGTGCGCGATCCCGGGCCTGTGGATCATTACGCAGGCGATTGCGTTCGGCTGCGGGATCCATCCCGTGTTGCTGCAAGGTGCCTTGCGCCTGTTTGCGTTGCGCATCACGGGCCGCGTCATGACCGCGGAAATCCTCTCGTCCGGCTGTACCCGGAATGTTTTTGCTATAGCGTTGCTGGCTGACCGGATCGCGATACGGCACACCGCGCCGGTTGGCGGCATTGTGCTGGAAGCTGGTCTGGTTCGCGTTGATCTTGTTATTGACGTTGATGTTGTTGTATTTGTTGACGTTAATATTGACGTCACCGTGGTGCCAGTCGCAATCACTCCACAAGGAAGCCGTGATACCGACGCCGATGCCGAAGGCAATGCCGGATGCGAGTGCCGCGCCCGGATAATAAGCAGGTGGCGGTGGCATGTAATAAGGCGGATACGATGGATAAGGCCAGGTACCGTACACCACGGTCGGGTTATATGCCGGCACATAAACCACTTGCGGATTCGCCGGCTGGATCTGGATCACCTGCGTCGGCTGCGAGGTATCGACCACGACTTTTTGCTGTTCGTTTGATTTCAGGTTGCCGGCCTTTTGCGCGCGTGCCCGCAAGCGCTGCGCAGAATCAAGTACATCCTTCGATGAAGCGAGGAAGGCGTCACCGAGTTTCTGTACCCAGTCCGGCTTTTGTCCCATCATCTGCAATACCTGAGGAAAGCCCACCAATGCCTTGACGCTGGGATCCCACTGCTGCGCGTCGACTGCTTTGACCGCATCATCCCCCTTTACATTTGTATGTGCGGCAGACCATTTGGCGGCATCGGCAACATCCGCCGGATACGTCGCCGCCATCAACACCTGTGACAACAAGGTGTCCGGATACAAGGCCACCGGTGCCACCAGTTGATCGAGTTCTTCCTTGGTCAGCGGCGACGGCGCCGCTTGCGCGGCCACCAGGACAGGCTGCAGACACAAGACCAGCGCCAGTGCGCTGAGCAATCCGGGTATGAGCTTACTCATTACTCCTCCTTGTCAAATTCTTGCCAAATCCTTGTATGTATCAGCCAGCTGAAATGAAGTTATCAACTGCCTACAAAGGGAACTGCAGGTTCAAACCCATGAAGACCTGGAAC of Janthinobacterium sp. Marseille contains these proteins:
- a CDS encoding DUF2950 domain-containing protein, with amino-acid sequence MNKIMNPSFSVPAVTGRHNLRALLLAAAFTFSSTAALAQQSYPSADDAANAFADAVTRQDTGQLNKVLGKDWKTLMPTQNIAQQDIDDFLAAWKQAHRVVAQGADRAVVEVGTQGWTLPMPVVKRGTGWQFDVQAGSEEMRTRRIGRNELNTMQALLAYYDAQKEYASVDRGNDGVLQYAQKFKSTAGKHDGLYWAVSGKEAESPLGSLFAEIKPGEGYHGYYYRILTAQGENANGGAYSYIIKGRMVSGFALLAWPINYGQTGVKSFIISHDGKVYEKDFGPNTPALVKRIKVFDPDKSWQKVALPEPVSQSASNASNKAP
- a CDS encoding DUF3300 domain-containing protein — encoded protein: MSKLIPGLLSALALVLCLQPVLVAAQAAPSPLTKEELDQLVAPVALYPDTLLSQVLMAATYPADVADAAKWSAAHTNVKGDDAVKAVDAQQWDPSVKALVGFPQVLQMMGQKPDWVQKLGDAFLASSKDVLDSAQRLRARAQKAGNLKSNEQQKVVVDTSQPTQVIQIQPANPQVVYVPAYNPTVVYGTWPYPSYPPYYMPPPPAYYPGAALASGIAFGIGVGITASLWSDCDWHHGDVNINVNKYNNINVNNKINANQTSFQHNAANRRGVPYRDPVSQQRYSKNIPGTAGREDFRGHDAARDAQRKQAQGTLQQHGMDPAAERNRLRNDPQARDRAQNAARDNNRNQLGGATRNQPARGGGDSALRGAGNGQQVRQQVDRGNASRQAMAQHQNVAAPRSGGGGGGRAAGGGLGRHH